The Budorcas taxicolor isolate Tak-1 chromosome 16, Takin1.1, whole genome shotgun sequence genome includes the window tgggtttgatccctgggtccggacgATCCcgaggagggaatggtaacccactctaatattcttgcctggagagtcccatgaacagaggagcctggtgggctacagtccacagggtcacaaagagtagaacataactgaggtgacttagcatgcacacatgctattaacattttatttttcatcagcGGTCAAATGTTTGACAAAAttagtccattttgcagatgTTTATCTATGATGCTTTTCCATCTCATATGCATCTAAAATGATCAATTGTGTGTCTTGAGATAGGTCAGATACATCCTAaaccaataaaaaataacaaagaatatCTTCAGAAAACATAATCCCAATGTTATGGATCAGCAGTAAatcagaacctgcctgcctgagAGCAAAGAATTTACATCCTAATGAATAAATTCCTCATAGCACAGACGCTAgcagagctgtttttttttttttttttacttttacctCTGTAAAACAGGTAGAGACTTTAAGAAAAACCTAAGTCAGCAATTTCTTTACAATTATCCTGGTGagatattgattgattgattgtggtacaatatacataaatataaaatataaaatatatataatatataaatataaaatttaaactttatataagtataatatattttatataattatatatttaatgcaattgtattatatattaatatattttatataaatataaaatgtatatatataaatataaaatgtatcattttgaCTATACTGAAGCATCCAGTTCAGTGGCATCACTGTGTAACCATCATCAATGCTCATATCcccagctcagtcagtaaagaatctgcctgcagtgcaggagacccaggttcaatccctgggtggggaagattccctggagaaaggaatttcaattcactccagtattctcgcctgaagaatcccatggcagaggattggtagcatacagtccatggggtggcaatctatggggtcgcgaagagttggacacgactcagcgactaacacttcatcATGCCACATCTAGCATATGTGTTTTaaatactcattttctttttgttaagtAGGAAGAACTTCCCTATATTTCCAGCCCACACACCGGAGATATTAAATTAAGAAGGTGGGTAACAATCTCTTTCATGTACTAAGATTGCCATGTGCTTTATAGCATCATTGCCTATGAGCCTCAAATAACCTCATGAAATCTGAGTCTGGTGTCCAAAGCTGAAACTAGCCAAAGACACACGTGAATTTGAGCTTACAGAGGGTGGTCCTTCAGGGTCCTTATCCACTCAGCCCTGTGAAAGTGAGGACTATCTGCAGCCCACTCTCCAAGCCTGGGCTTCGCCTCTCAGGGTCGGCAGCCCACTCTGGCCGGTCTGTGCCCTTGGAGGGCAGCCGCCTCCCAGCCTCACCTCTGGCTCCCCATCCCGGGTCTCTGGATCAAAGTCTGTCTGCGAGCCCCACTCGCAGCTCCTCCTCTGCACGTTCCCTGCGCTCATTTCTTGCCTGTGAGCacttcctcccctctcttcctccgGCTTGCCCCACTCCAAATCCTgtcgccttctccagggggaggGCGCTTTCCACACCCTGTTCAGCACAGATCCCAGAGATGGAGTTGGGCTTGCCTGGGGCTTCACTGCTTCTTTCAAACCTTTATTCTTCCTCTCTCTGCAGAACAAAGCTCATGCCCCCGCAGCTGGGATTGGATGCCTCTACCCTTCTGAGTCATCACTTACACCTCCCATTGGGTACCCTCATTCCTTGGAGGCTCGTGATCTGGTGAAGCTTCCTTTCCATGCAGCACCGAGCCTCACACTTCTTTCCCCtcccaccatctccaccatctcccCATTCCGTCTGCCCCTCCAggcccagcccagggcctccATGAACCTTTACATGTGGtctctttttcccttcctccttttgccTGCTCTTCAACCTCCGGCAGCCCCCTGGTTCTTCAGCCTCTCTTagtctctcctcttccctccgtGGGTCTCAGCGCCCTCACAGCTCTGTTCTTCAGctgctcttgtctggaaaaaccTTCCCTCAGGTCTCTGGCCTTCACCCCATGCACTGCTGTTGAAGAAAACCACAACCCGGACTCCGCTCAGCTGGTCTCCTGGTCTCCTCCAGTAGCAGAGCCCTTGCTGCACCATCAGTCCCGTGCTTCGTCCTTGGCCAACTCCTTCACCTCTTTCTCTCCACAGTACCTGGCGCAGCCTCACCGTGATGCTCAAGACTCCTTCTTgcctcctttcctcctccctctcaaCAGAAGATGCTGCCTCTTACCTCACTGAGGGAAAGTCAGACTCTCAGTCTTGAACACCCCTGACCTCCCACCCCACGACCTACAGAAGCAAGATGCTAAAATGGAAGTTGTGGCAGAGACACTACCATCTGATAGATGCTGGATATCAAGTTGGTTGGGAGAGAGCCCACCCACGGGACTGTGCACATTTCCAAAGGTTGATGAGCAAGAATCTGCTGAATGACTCCAAGCCTTCTGGCGTGAATAGAAAAAGATTGAAAAGGAGGGTTTAGAAAGGATATTTTTTGCAGAGAACTCTGTTGGGGGAACACCCACACAAGAGGAAGACCGTATAAAGCTTCAACTCTGACCAAAAGAGGACTTCAGAGAGGCCACGTGGCAGTTGGTGGCTACAGTGGACTGGTATCTAACTGCACCCGCGGGGTTTAAGGCGAAAGGCATCAGGGCAGAGAGAGGACGGTGCCCTGAGGATGAATTACCGCAGGCTCATCAGTGCAGCCAGCACGCACCGGTGCGCCCTGGGAAGGAGAGCTCGCCAGCCTGCGGCTGTTACAAACCCCAGGAGAGCATCTGCAGGAGAAGCCGAACCGTAGGATGGAGGATGGCTCTTAAACTCATAAATTAGGAgctgaggagagagaggaagaatatGCAAGACCTTTGCCATGGGAGGATCATTTAAATGTTCCACTGGAGGCTTCTTAGGACCCGAAGGAGTCGCCCACCAAGAGACATATCTGCTGGAGCGCACAAACCATCTCGAGACAGTACCAGTCAAATAAAGATTTCCCTGCCCTTCCGACCACTTCTCCCTCTTTCTGCTTCACTCCTAACAGAGCCTGAACCCAGAGTCATCCTGAGAAGGGGGGGACATGTGGACGCGAAAAGCTGGCAGTGGGATTTGCCTCCTAGGCCACCGTGTTCTCACCTGCTGCTGGCCCCAGTGCGAAAGTTCGAGACTGCTTGGCTGTGAACCAACTTAGGACTTTGACTCTTATTTGAGATTGAGGATTTGTAATTAGAGAATTGACACTAACTTTGCAACCTGAAGTAATCAGAGAATTGATGActtctatatttctatttccaGCATAGACTTCTCCTTTGAAGTTTCATTCTTATGTGTTCTAAAGCCTACTGGTCATCCCCAGTCAGTTGTTCTACAAGCTCCTCAAACTCAGCGTGTCAAATCCAAGCTCATCTTTCTCTCTAAACAGGAGTCTCTTCCTTATGGAGGCAGTGGCTTAGCTGGAAGCACCCTCATTCACCATCCACCCTTCATCCTTCCAAATGATGCCTCAGTTCTCCTATCACTTTTTACTTGAACCCTTTTGAAAATGTGGTTCAAATAAGATGACTCAGTTCCCCATTTATTGTCTCTATTTGAAACACTAAGACAACCTGTTCAAACACTCTTTGTGGTgtcttttgggttttgtttggcACAAGAACATCTTTTATAAATTACATTACTTTTACTCTTTTCGTATTAGTAGGCAACGATGAACAGAGCTTGACTCAATGCCACTGCAATAAGTAAATACCTACATAAATGTGGTCACTGCCGTCATGGAGCAAGCAGATCATTTGTTAAGTGGTTAGCCAGATGATGTAGAATATGCTTAAgctaataaaaatacatattactaTTTTCTCAGAATATTTGAAGACTCAAGGATTCATAAGTACAGACTCCCTATCTGACCTTGGGTAGAACTAatattctaccaaaaaaaaaaaaatactattctaCAGGTTAATTCAAATCCCACGTGCCTACTTCTTAGGCCTTTATTCTTTCATTCCCTGTCTCTAGACAGAATTGCCTTCGGTTCTCAGCTCATATCATGATGCTATTTCTTATGTTTGCTCATGTTGTTTCTTCAGCCTGGAACCCACTTCCTCTAGGAAGCCCTTTCTATACCCTGGATTTCAGTAGATAGATGCCCTTTCACTGTGGTCCCCAAGGTGATCTCTATGATTGCTCATGATTTACCATATTGCACcataattatctttaaaatgcaTCCATTATTAGACTGTGAAATTCTTAAGGTAAGGACTATGCCTGCTTCAGCTCTGTATGTGTGGGACTTAGCCCAGCGCCTGGCATGTAGCTGGTCCTCACGTGTttagtgaatggatggatgagccGAGGGTACCTGCCGGTCTGCCAGATCGATCTTGTTCCCCAGCACCACCATGGGGTAGGACTGTTCCATCGGAATGGTTTTGGCCAGAACATCACCCCGCCAGGTTTCCAGGGCTTCGAAGGACTCCAGGTCAGTGACATCAAAAGCCAGGACACAGCCATCAGAGCCTTTGTAGAATGTAGACACCATGGAGCGGAATCGCTCCTGGCCGCCTGTATCCCAGATCTGGTAGGGAAAGAGCAGTGGCCCGGTGGGGCTGTGATGAGTGGCTGAAGGGACGTTCAACCAGGCCACGTCATGTCAAAGCTTCCTTTCTGGGTAGGGGGCAGATCCCTGGTAAAGGTGCATGCGGTCCTTTCATACACGGATATGACTCTCTGTCATTCATGTACGCTACAGAATCTCTGCACTAAtatttagcttccctggtggctcagacagtaaagaatctacctgtaatgcaggagacccaggttcgatccccgggtctggaagatcccctggagaagggaatgggtacccactctagtattccagcctggagaatctaatggacagaggagcctggcgggttacagtccatggggttgcaaagagcagacacgactgagccactaacccTTTTAAGAGTACTTTCACATCTGAACCCTCATTTTCTCCCAGGTCAGATGTGAAAGTACTCCTGAATACCAGGCTTTGCAGACACTActgtctgttgctgctgctcagtACTGCTGATGTAGTGTGACAGCAGCCGTAAGGTCACGAGGAAACAATTGGGCAGGACTGTACTCCattaaaacttcattttcaaaagcagatggAGGACCAGATTTGGCCCATGAGTTGAAGTTTGCTGATCTATGCTCTAGACAATTCTATTTCTGAGTGCACATTGCTGTGTGAGTGCCTGTCAGGGAACTGTGGGGTGCCTTTCAGGCATGTATGTTGAAGAGGGGATGGGAGGGCTGCTCACCTGTAGCTTCAAGGTTGTGTCATCCAGTATGATAATCTTGGAGAGGATGCTGGCCCCCAGTGTGGTCTGATAGTCTTCGTAAAATGTCTTATGCACATATTGGTGGAGGAGGGAGGTCTTTCCAACACTGAGAGAAAAAACCAGGACACGTGACACACTCCCCCATACCATTCTCAGCATCTTGCCCTTCTCACCACCGTTCCTCTCTGAGACTTTGAGTTTCTAACATTTGCAGTTTGAGTAGCAAGGGACTAGGGAATGGACTCTAGAAATAGGGACCGAAGTGAGCAGAGAAGTTTGTAGAGAGCTGAGTGCCTCCCAGCAAAATGGTCAGACCTTTCCTGTATGTGGCAAGACGGAGGAAGGCAGACGTTCTAAATGGTTTGCCTAGTTCACACACCCAGGTACTGTGGCATTGCTGCAGAGCTGGGTTCAAAACCAGGTCTGTTTCTCCCACCTCAGCTCCCTTCCTTGGGGTGGAACGCCCTCCCTGGTGCCACTCTGAATCAGAAAGGGACCCGTGGAAGCAGGCAGCACATCCTGGATGTCTCATTGTCCTTGGGAGGGGCTGCTTCCCAGCCCCCAGACCCCAAGCTGAACTTGGCTTACCCCAGGGCTCCAATGATGATGAGCTTGAGGTCCACCTTCTTCCGAGGATTCATGGAGGGGCTTCAGAATCTGCAGGGAAACAGAAGTCGTCCCCAAGCTGTCCAGAGGCCCCTGTGGCCTTTGTCACTGGGGctggcctctcctctcccctgccaTGTGCAGATCACTACCAGGGGCTTGGGTGGGCTTGTTCTGCGAAGGAGGCAGATGACCGAGCAGCCCCCACACACTCCTGCCCTCACTTCTCCTGGGGGTCTCCCTGGGGCTGGAAGGATGGTGGCCCCACGGGACAGGCTCTCCTCTCACCTTTAGCTCTACCCTCCCTGCTCTTGGAGGCAGCAGCCTGGAGCACCAAGGCTGGACTGGACTGAACAGAGGCCTTGCAGACAGACAAGCCCGGAGCTGGGGTGGACGGCAGTGCGGGAAGAGGAGATGGGGGCGGGACAAGGGGCCCATTGTTCGGACCGCAGAGAGGCCTCTGGTGGAGCGGTGCCCTCCCCCAGCCCGAGGTGCTGCTGCCTTGGCAGAATCAAAAGGCTCTTCTCTCATGCAGCTGGTGGGGGTGTAACTGGTACATGTTTCTGGAAAGCCGCTTGGCAGCCAGAGGGAGCCTTAAAAATGTCCCTGCCctccacttctaggaatttgttctaaaaaaattatctgaaatgCTGGCAAAGCCTCTTGTTCAAGAATGTGCTTCCCCAGTGTCATTGATAAACACCCAACAATtaagaaatggttaaaaaaattatGGCACACAGTGCTCTTAAGCAGTCATTACAGTGGAGTTTGTGAGCGTGTTATAATAATGCGGGAAAATGCTTATGCCATGGGAtctaattgaaaaacaaaagacacTGAACTGTAGAAACCATACCCCCATCACCATCCCCAGTAATGAAACGAATTCCTGttgtgtgcctagtcactcagtcatgtctgattctttggaaccccatggactgcagcccaccaggctcctctgtccatgggactctccaggccagaatatggaatgggttgccatgccctcctccagggggtcttcctaacccagggatcgaacccaggtcacctgcactgcaggcggattctttaccatctgagccaccagggaagcccaagaatactggagtgggtagcttatcccttctccaagggatcttcctgccccaggaatcaaaccagggtctccggcattgcagacggattctt containing:
- the RAB7B gene encoding ras-related protein Rab-7b, with translation MNPRKKVDLKLIIIGALGVGKTSLLHQYVHKTFYEDYQTTLGASILSKIIILDDTTLKLQIWDTGGQERFRSMVSTFYKGSDGCVLAFDVTDLESFEALETWRGDVLAKTIPMEQSYPMVVLGNKIDLADRQVPQEVAQGWCKEKDIPYFEVSAKNDINVVQAFEMLASRALSRYRSILESYLTDSIKLSPEDQPKSRCC